GCGGTGGCGGCAGCCGCTGATGAAGAGGACGGCCCGCAGGCCCTCCCCTTCATTGATCGACTCCGGGTAATAGCCGCAGATGTTCATAGATGCTTCACGCGGTCCCGTACCTCTGCTTGCTTGGCGGCATTGAAGCGGGTCTGGTAGTCGCCGGTCAGATAGCCGGTAACCCGGCGCAGCCGGCGGATATGAGTGGTGTCCTCATGCGCGCCGCAGGTCGGGCAGTTCGTGCCGATCACGCCTTCATAGCCGCAGCCGGAGCAGCGGTCAATCGGATGATTGATGCTGAAGTAGCTGATGTCCTGCTCCAGCGCGTACTGGATGATTTTGACGAAGGCGGACGGGTTGCTCCGGGCATTGCCGTTCAGCTCCACATAGGAGATGGCTCCGGCGTTGCAGTATTCATGGAACGGGGCCTCCAGGCTGATCTTCTTGGCCGCGCTCACTTCATGATAGACCGGGATATGGAACGAATTCGTATAGTATTCACGGTCGGTTACTCCTGGAATGGAGCCAAGTTCCTTGCGGTCGATCTTGGTGAATTTGCCGGAGAGTCCTTCGGCCGGAGTAGCGAACAGCGTAATGTTGAGATTCAGCTCATCGCTCTTGCGGTCGCAGTATTCGCGCATGTGGCGGACGATGCCCAGCGCCTTGGCGTGAATCTCCATATCCTCGCCATGGTGCTTGCCGTACATTGCCTTCATGCACTCGGCCATCCCGATGAAGCCAATCGACAGGCTGCCGTGCTTCAGCAGCTCGCCCACGCTGTCATCTGGCGCAAGCTGCTCGCCGCCTTCCCAGACGCCTTCACGCATCATGAAATCAGAGGCCTTGGCCTTCTGGGAAGCCTGGATGCGGAAGCGGTGCAGCAGGCCGTCCAGCGCAATATCCATATAGTGATTCAGGTCCTTGATGAACCCTTGCTCGTTAGCGGCGAGACGGCGGCCGGTTACCGTACCGTGTGTCAGTCCAAGGCGCACCAGGTTGATCGTATTGAAGGACAGATTGCCTTTGCCCGAGCAGTGGTTGCGTCCGAAGCGGTCGCCGAGTACACGGGTCCGGCAGCCCATCGTTGCAAATTCGGTGTCCGGGTTGGCCGGGTCATAATATTGCTTGTTCAGCGGAGCATCCAGATTGGCGAAGTTCGGATACAATCTGCGTGCCGAGCACTCCGCCGCCTTCAGGAACAGCTCATAGTTGGGATCGCCAGGCTGCTGGTTAACCCCCTGCTTGCATTTAAAAATCTGAATCGGGAACACCGGCGTCTCCCCGCTGCCCAGTCCGTTCATGGTGGCCGTCAGCAGCGAGCTTATCACCAGCTGGCCTTCCGGTGAGGTGCAGGTACCGTAGTTGATGCTGGTAAAAGGAATCTGCCCGCCCGAGCGGCTGGACATCGTATTCAGGTTATGTACCATGCTCTCAGCAGCCTGGAGCGTCTCGATTTCCGTCTCCTTCATAGCGAAGTTGAACGCGCGCGGATACTGCTCCGCCAGATCGCTGCGGCTCATTGTAATCTCGCCAAGCTGAGAAGCGTCTGCATTGTCCTCGAAATACTCCAGCCCTTTGCGGAACAGCTTAGAGAAGGACTTGGTGACATAAGGAGCCAGATCGTAATCCAGCTTGTTGGCGGATACGCCGCCGTACTGGGCATTCTGCTGGGACTGGAAAATAATCGCCACCAGCGACATCGCCGTCATAATCGAGTTGGGCGGACGCACGCTGCCGTTGCCGGTGTTGAAGCCCTCGCGGAGAAGCCGTTCAAACGGAATGAAGATACAGTTCGTGGTTCCGATGGTGTACTGATCCAGGTCGTGTACATAGACGACATTATCCAGGGTAGCCTGTACAAGCTGCGGCGGCATGGTGAAATTACGGGCGTACCATTTGGAATATTCACTCCCGAATTTGCTCATTTTCCCGGAGAAGCTCTCCCCGTTCAGGTTAGCGTTCTCGCGCAGCAGATCCAGATCCCGGCTGTCGATAATATCCCGTCCCAGATGAATGACTTCCTCCAACAGAGCCTCTTGTGCAGCTTGTCCCTCGTTATAACGTTTCTCCAGCAGCGTCATTATATATCTCTCT
This region of Paenibacillus sp. FSL K6-1096 genomic DNA includes:
- a CDS encoding anaerobic ribonucleoside triphosphate reductase, encoding MTLLEKRYNEGQAAQEALLEEVIHLGRDIIDSRDLDLLRENANLNGESFSGKMSKFGSEYSKWYARNFTMPPQLVQATLDNVVYVHDLDQYTIGTTNCIFIPFERLLREGFNTGNGSVRPPNSIMTAMSLVAIIFQSQQNAQYGGVSANKLDYDLAPYVTKSFSKLFRKGLEYFEDNADASQLGEITMSRSDLAEQYPRAFNFAMKETEIETLQAAESMVHNLNTMSSRSGGQIPFTSINYGTCTSPEGQLVISSLLTATMNGLGSGETPVFPIQIFKCKQGVNQQPGDPNYELFLKAAECSARRLYPNFANLDAPLNKQYYDPANPDTEFATMGCRTRVLGDRFGRNHCSGKGNLSFNTINLVRLGLTHGTVTGRRLAANEQGFIKDLNHYMDIALDGLLHRFRIQASQKAKASDFMMREGVWEGGEQLAPDDSVGELLKHGSLSIGFIGMAECMKAMYGKHHGEDMEIHAKALGIVRHMREYCDRKSDELNLNITLFATPAEGLSGKFTKIDRKELGSIPGVTDREYYTNSFHIPVYHEVSAAKKISLEAPFHEYCNAGAISYVELNGNARSNPSAFVKIIQYALEQDISYFSINHPIDRCSGCGYEGVIGTNCPTCGAHEDTTHIRRLRRVTGYLTGDYQTRFNAAKQAEVRDRVKHL